CCACGGCCATACAGCCGGTGCGCATGATTCCCATCGAGGACGAAGTATCTCCGGACGTTCCCATTGTTATCCCGGACCACACCCTATATGGGGAATATCCTCCTAAAATTGCGGAGGCTGAAGTAAAACCTACGGCAGAGACGGGAGAAATTGTTTTAAGCCGTGTGGTTGTGCCTCAGACAATCGTGGTCCACGATGGGGTTCCTACCGACCCCACAGCTAAAAATTATTACGTTCCCTATCTTGACTATATTAAAAACGTGGCTTCCAGCGAAATTTACGCCACCTGGCCCCGCGCCTCCATAACCGCCAATGTACTGGCAATTATGAGCTTTACCTTAAACCGCGTTTATACGGAATGGTACAGGAACCAGGGTTATGATTTTACCATAACATCTTCCACAGCCTTTGACCATAAGTGGATCTATGGACGAAACATTTATGAAAGTATTTCCCAGATTGTCGATGAAATCTTCAACAGTTACTTGTCCCGCCCCGGCATCAGGCAGCCCATACTTACCCAGTACTGTGACGGCCACAGGGTCCAGTGCCCGAACTGGATGTCCCAGTGGGGGAGCTGCACCCTTGGAGAACAGGGCTATTCCGCTATTGAGATACTGCGGCACTATTATGGAAGCAATATGTATATCAACACCGCCGAGCAGGTATCCGGGATCCCCTCATCCTTCCCCGGTTATAACTTAACCATCGGTGCCAGCGGAGATAAGGTCCAACAGGTCCAGGAACAGCTTGATACAATCGCTACCGTCTATACCGCGATTCCCCGTATCACAGCCGATGGAATCTATGGTCCTGCCACCGCTGAAGCAGTCCGGCAGTTCCAGTCCATTTTCGGGCTTCCGGTAACCGGCATCATTGATTTTGCCACATGGTACAGAATTTCCCACATTTATGTAGGGATCACACGAATCGCAGAGTATTCATAAAAAAGGAGAAAGGTCTTATTTCATTTAAAAGACCTTTCTCCTTTTATTTTCCTGTCCTATGTTATCCTTCTCCCCCCAGCAGCTCAGCCGCCACATATCCAAGCAAAGCCAGAGCAATTCCTCCCAAAAGCTCATACAGCTTCACTCTTTCCCACGGCATATCCCACAAGATGACAAAAGGAGAGGAAAATACCAGGCCTATAATAACCCGGTACATTTGACGTTCATGGCGGGTGAGCAGACGTTCCACCACCTTGGCAAATAGAAAAACGCCTATGAAAAGGCCAGTTATGTAAGGTGCCAGCACCACTCCATTGGACAAAAGGCTTTGGACATCAAGGGTAGAAAGGGCTCTTATGCAGGCATTATTTGTTTGCAGTATGGGTTCGTAAAAACCCAGCATCATCATAATCATGGACCCGCTCACCCCCGGAACCACCATGGTGGCCGCAGCTACCAGGCCCACGAAAAACAGCGTGAATACCCAGAATTTTTCAGAGGAAAGATAAGCCGCGCCGGAAGCCATATTCATTCCCTCCCCGCTGCTGCCGGAGGTAATGGTTGTTTCAGCGATAAAGGTGATGAGAATGACCACACCGCAGGTAAGGGCAGCCGTTAATATTCCTTTCCTTCTGTCTGCCCGGTCTTTTGAAAATGACTTTTGAAACAAGGAAGGGAGCCCGCCGCCGATCATGCCCAAAAATGCCATTTTGGTCTGGAGCGGATATGTATGAAAAAGATATTCAAATGCCAGAGAAAGAAAAACAATGCCTGCCACCGCTCCCACCCCATAGGGAAAGAGAACCCGAAGGCTTTTTAAAGGCTCCTTAAACAGCTGCGTTACCGCATGAATAATCTTATCATACACTCCCATGGTAATGGCCAGCATTCCCCCGCTTATGCCGGGAAGTATGTTCGCCACACCAATGATAACACCCTTTAAAAGTTCACTGATATACTTCAAACAATTCCTCCTGAATTTTATATATATGGTATATCCTATGCCTTTTTAACCGCTTCTAATACATATTTCCCCTTGTTCCAGCCATTACTGACAGCGCTTTAAGCGGATGTCAAAAAGCCGCAGAGCGCTGCTTTTTTTAAGCCTGCGTCCCTGCGGCCAGATCTCAAGACACAGCCGGTCTTTTTACCATGAACGTATTATATCCGAGCCGCCTGAGAGTCTGCTCCATGCGCACCGCATTGTCAATATTGCGGAATGCTCCTACACGAACCTTATAAAGTCCATCCTCATAGACTACAAATGCCGGGAACCCCTGGGCCTTTAAAGTATTAACCTCATCTTCAGCCAGAGTGTGAACCCGGAATGCTCCTGTCTGCACCTGATAATATTCAGGACGTGTATCTTCCTGTTCCGTTATGGAATTCAGGATGCCATCTGCAATGGCCTGGGCAATATCCTGAAAATTCTGATCAAACAAATCATTATCCATTTCGTTATCAATAAATCCAACTTCCACCATAACGGTTGGAAGCTTTGTCCGCCTGAGAATAACCAGACCCGGACGTTCCACTGTGCCTAAATTGGCGAATCCCGTCTTATTTAAGGCTTCGCCTATGTTTTTTGCCAGCATGCCCGATGTCCCATTATCTTCAAATACAAGAACCTCTATTCCGGAACCGGTACCTGGAACCGGCATTGCATTTCGGTGAATGGAAACAAAGAAATCTGCTTCCGTGTCGTTGGCCATGGTGACCTTCTCAAGGGGCGTATTATAGGTATCGTCAGTTCTGGTATATCTGACATCAATTCCGTTGTCTGCAAGAATTCTTCCCACAGCCATCGCAAGCCTTAAGTTATCATCTTTTTCCTGCCGTCCGCCATAGGACGCACCTGGGTCCGTGCCGCCGTGACCGGCATCTATTACTACGATCATTCTCTCAGCCAAAAGAAAAACTCCCTTCACATACTTCTATTATATAAAGTATGTAAAAGCAGCCTTCTCGGTACCACTTTTTTGTACCACATTTATTCTTTTTCTCCTAATTCCGCCATTACATCCATGTCTCTTGGCCCTACCGGAGTTGAAAATACGATCTGAGTGCTGGTCTTTCCATATTTCTGGAGCTGCCCAATAAAAATGTCCAGCTCCATGGTACTTGGAAAGGCCATCTTGATCAGCATGGAGTATTCTCCTGTGACACAGTTGCACTCCAGTACATTGGAAATGGACTCCATTTCCCCATAAAACCGGATTTTATCCGCCGGAGAAACATCAAGACTTACAAATGCGGTAATATGATATCCCAGCTTCCTTGAATCCACCGCAGCATGATATCCGGTGATGATTTTTTCCCGCTCCAGCTTTTCAATTCTGGCGGAAACTGCGGGAGAAGACAGAAAGGTGGTTTCCGCTATATTCTTTAGGGATGCCCGGGCATTCTTTTGTAATGTCTTCACTATTTTCTTATCGATGTCATCCATTTCTTCCTCCTAAAAAGAAGAAAAGCGTCAGTACCGCCAGGGCACCGAACGCTTTTGTTCTTTTAAATAAAACTCCATTTTTATGGATCTTTCTTAAATTTATCATAACCAATCATCAAAAACTTGTCAATGCTTATTTTTTAAGGGATGGCATTTTCTTGATCCGGTCAATGGCTTCCAGGGTGTTCTCATAGGTGCCAAATGCGGTCAAACGGAAGTATCCTTCGCCGCTTGGCCCAAATCCGCTTCCAGGAGTTCCCACCACGCCGGCCTCTTCAAGGAGACGGTCAAAAAATTCCCAGGAGGTCATTCCCGCCGGTACCTTTAACCAGATATATGGAGCGTTGACGCCGCCATAAACCTGGCAGCCGGCTTCCTTTAGCCCCATGTAAATGACTTTTGCATTTCTCATGTAATAGGCCACCTGTTCCTTTAGCTGTGCTTTTCCCCCGGCCGAATAGACCGCTGCCCCTGCCTTCTGAACGATGTAGGGGGCACCGTTAAATTTGGTTCCATGGCGTCTAGCCCATAGGGAATGAAGGGAAACCCCTCCCCTTACCAAGG
The nucleotide sequence above comes from Lacrimispora sp. BS-2. Encoded proteins:
- a CDS encoding N-acetylmuramoyl-L-alanine amidase, which encodes MIVVIDAGHGGTDPGASYGGRQEKDDNLRLAMAVGRILADNGIDVRYTRTDDTYNTPLEKVTMANDTEADFFVSIHRNAMPVPGTGSGIEVLVFEDNGTSGMLAKNIGEALNKTGFANLGTVERPGLVILRRTKLPTVMVEVGFIDNEMDNDLFDQNFQDIAQAIADGILNSITEQEDTRPEYYQVQTGAFRVHTLAEDEVNTLKAQGFPAFVVYEDGLYKVRVGAFRNIDNAVRMEQTLRRLGYNTFMVKRPAVS
- a CDS encoding DUF368 domain-containing protein yields the protein MKYISELLKGVIIGVANILPGISGGMLAITMGVYDKIIHAVTQLFKEPLKSLRVLFPYGVGAVAGIVFLSLAFEYLFHTYPLQTKMAFLGMIGGGLPSLFQKSFSKDRADRRKGILTAALTCGVVILITFIAETTITSGSSGEGMNMASGAAYLSSEKFWVFTLFFVGLVAAATMVVPGVSGSMIMMMLGFYEPILQTNNACIRALSTLDVQSLLSNGVVLAPYITGLFIGVFLFAKVVERLLTRHERQMYRVIIGLVFSSPFVILWDMPWERVKLYELLGGIALALLGYVAAELLGGEG
- a CDS encoding Lrp/AsnC family transcriptional regulator, with the translated sequence MDDIDKKIVKTLQKNARASLKNIAETTFLSSPAVSARIEKLEREKIITGYHAAVDSRKLGYHITAFVSLDVSPADKIRFYGEMESISNVLECNCVTGEYSMLIKMAFPSTMELDIFIGQLQKYGKTSTQIVFSTPVGPRDMDVMAELGEKE
- a CDS encoding peptidoglycan-binding protein, with translation MKKYMTAVAQETAASGILQVDVVSQENNFPIRDAEVSIAYKGDPESTVEHLTTNSSGQTEQVNLAAPPIDLSLSPGLAQPYSEYTINIRAQGFEPVAISGTEILPDTTAIQPVRMIPIEDEVSPDVPIVIPDHTLYGEYPPKIAEAEVKPTAETGEIVLSRVVVPQTIVVHDGVPTDPTAKNYYVPYLDYIKNVASSEIYATWPRASITANVLAIMSFTLNRVYTEWYRNQGYDFTITSSTAFDHKWIYGRNIYESISQIVDEIFNSYLSRPGIRQPILTQYCDGHRVQCPNWMSQWGSCTLGEQGYSAIEILRHYYGSNMYINTAEQVSGIPSSFPGYNLTIGASGDKVQQVQEQLDTIATVYTAIPRITADGIYGPATAEAVRQFQSIFGLPVTGIIDFATWYRISHIYVGITRIAEYS